Proteins co-encoded in one Kutzneria chonburiensis genomic window:
- a CDS encoding helix-turn-helix domain-containing protein yields the protein MAEMPTTKKSPVRLHHDPEALRWARLAKGWKQQELARELGILPTTLCQMEAGTRSAGPRLLPKVAAILGCPISILEAKRNPSKHAAALRALADLVELYPDLVTCGTYLRAVADPPELENPEFPLPGNEAA from the coding sequence ATGGCCGAGATGCCAACCACGAAGAAGTCCCCGGTACGCCTTCACCACGACCCCGAGGCGCTGCGTTGGGCGCGGCTGGCGAAGGGATGGAAGCAGCAGGAATTGGCGCGAGAACTGGGAATCCTGCCCACCACGCTGTGCCAGATGGAGGCCGGCACCCGATCGGCCGGGCCGCGGCTGCTGCCGAAGGTGGCCGCCATCCTGGGCTGTCCCATCAGCATCCTGGAAGCCAAACGCAACCCGTCCAAGCACGCCGCCGCGCTGCGCGCGCTGGCCGACCTGGTCGAGCTGTACCCGGACCTGGTCACGTGCGGCACCTACCTGCGGGCGGTCGCTGACCCGCCCGAGCTGGAGAACCCCGAGTTTCCCTTGCCGGGCAACGAGGCGGCGTGA